One window of Silurus meridionalis isolate SWU-2019-XX chromosome 9, ASM1480568v1, whole genome shotgun sequence genomic DNA carries:
- the atp13a3 gene encoding polyamine-transporting ATPase 13A3 isoform X2 codes for MEKEDLKIVNKGLEDEMELSGYRLCRWKMALVGLSVLCTGGFLLLLLYWLPEWCVKATCTRTSIRDAQVVLLRSTDEFKRWFLAKVRVMLAPGKDPYSSLDSQSTTHMANGQTPNPSDTPAEGFIRKYAEYQPVQIRYFTLHSTKYYWSDAAQNFEVLTGLEDLEPRCSSIHSEHSGGISQNQQEYRRLFYGVNEIAVKVPSVFKLLVKEVLNPFYIFQLFSVILWCADEYYYYAMAIMLMSIISIATSLYTIKKQYITLHDMVAAHSIVRVSVCRDNNQTEETLSTDLVPGDVMIIPSNGTIMTCDAVLISGTCIVNESMLTGESVPVTKTNLPNPHQGDKCSEEDEVYNLEEHKRHTLFCGTNVIQTRFYSGELVKAVVVRTGFSTAKGQLIRSILYPKPTDFKLYRDAYMFLLCLVAVAGIGFVYSIVLSVMNEVPAKTIIIESLDIITITVPPALPAAMTAGIVYAQRRLKNLGIFCISPQRINICGQLNLICFDKTGTLTEDGLDLWGVQRVENSSFHHSEENAYKESLVKSHFVACMATCHSLTKIEGQLSGDPLDLKMFEATGWILEEATEEETSLHERIMPTVVRPPKQLLPESLPSQEQDMELYELSGSYEIGIVRQFPFSSALQRMCVVARLLGEKRMDAYLKGAPEVVASLCKKETVPQDFAEVLEGYTKQGFRVIALAHRRLESKLTWHKVQNIDRSHIETNMDFLGLVIMQNKLKPETPGVLDVLRQANIRTVMVTGDNILTAISVARDCGMILPQDRVIIADALPPRDGQVAKINWHYADDPNKLANKPVLLEEVGMGVEDWPDQHKPAEKFHFAMNGKSFAVITEHFQDLLQKLVLHGTVFARMSPNQKTQLVEALQSVDYYVGMCGDGANDCGALKRAHGGISLSELEASVASPFTSRTPNISCVPNLIREGRAALITSFCVFKFMALYSIIQYISVTLLYYILSNLGDFQFLFIDIAIILVVVFTMSLNPAWNVLVSQRPPPGLISGPLLFSVLAQILICLGFQALTFTLVRNQDWYEIWTPQSDACNTFSHSNLTENSTEADDHNIQNYENTSLFYVSSFQYLIVAIVFSKGKPFRQPSYKNWPFLVSVLILYAFLLFILFFPVSEIDETLEIVCVPFSWRITILVIVLSNVLVSVFMEEGLDMCTSKFPPGTCCQRQMVPKARYMHLAQELSVDPDWPPKPKTTTEAKPPSQMEHSSYQIISSS; via the exons ATGGAGAAGGAGGACCTGAAGATCGTTAATAAGGGCTTGGAGGATGAAATG GAGCTGAGCGGGTACAGGCTGTGTCGTTGGAAGATGGCCTTGGTGGGATTGAGTGTGCTGTGCACAGGCGGCTTTCTGCTGCTGCTCCTTTACTGGCTGCCCGAGTGGTGCGTCAAGGCCACGTGCACCCGCACAAGCATCCGCGATGCCCAGGTGGTACTTCTCCGGAGCACC GACGAGTTTAAGCGCTGGTTTCTGGCTAAAGTGCGTGTGATGCTGGCCCCAGGAAAGGACCCCTATAGCAGCCTGGACTCGCAGAGCACCACCCACATGGCCAATGGCCAAACCCCCAACCCCTCCGACACTCCAGCCGAAGGTTTCATCAGGAAATACGCAGAGTACCAGCctgtacag ATCCGCTATTTTACGCTCCACAGCACAAAGTACTACTGGAGCGACGCTGCCCAGAACTTCGAAGTGTTAAC GGGTCTCGAGGATTTGGAGCCCAGGTGTTCCAGCATCCACTCAGAGCATAGCGGAGGAATCAGCCAAAACCAACAGGAGTACAG gaGACTGTTTTACGGGGTGAATGAAATAGCTGTGAAAGTGCCTTCCGTTTTCAAGCTGCTAGTCAAAGAG GTTCTCAACCCCTTTTACATCTTCCAGCTCTTCAGTGTTATCCTGTGGTGTGCTGATGAATACTACTACTACGCTATGGCCATAATGTTAATGTCAATCATATCGATAGCTACCTCTCTCTACACCATCAAAAAG CAATACATCACTTTACATGACATGGTCGCGGCCCACAGTATCGTTCGGGTATCGGTGTGCAGAGACAATAACC AGACCGAAGAAACTTTGTCTACAGACCTCGTCCCGGGGGACGTCATGATCATCCCCAGTAACGGAACCATCATGACCTGTGATGCAGTGCTGATCAGTGGAACCTGCATCGTCAACGAGAGCATGCTTACAG GTGAAAGTGTGCCTGTCACAAAGACCAACCTGCCCAACCCACATCAGGGAGACAAGTGTTCTGAGGAGGACGAGGTGTATAATTTAGAGGAGCATAAGAGGCACACGTTGTTCTGCGGCACCAATGTCATCCAGACCCGCTTTTACTCAGGAGAGCTGGTTAAAGCTGTGGTGGTCAGGACTG GGTTCAGTACAGCCAAGGGACAGCTGATTCGGAGCATCTTATACCCTAAACCCACAGACTTCAAGCTCTACAGAGATGCCTACATGTTCCTGCTTTGTCTCGTTGCAGTGGCTGGGATTGGATTTGTCTACTCGATCGTGCTGAGTGTAATGAATGAG GTTCCAGCTAAAACCATCATCATCGAGTCGCTggacatcatcaccatcacggTGCCGCCCGCACTCCCCGCAGCGATGACGGCGGGCATCGTGTACGCGCAGCGGCGCCTCAAAAACCTGGGTATCTTCTGCATCAGCCCGCAGAGGATCAACATCTGTGGCCAGCTCAACCTGATTTGTTTTGACAAG ACAGGCACGCTCACTGAAGACGGCTTGGATCTGTGGGGTGTGCAGAGAGTGGAGAACAGCAG TTTCCATCACTCGGAGGAGAACGCCTATAAAGAAAGCCTGGTCAAGTCTCACTTTGTGGCCTGCATGGCCACGTGTCACTCTCTCACAAAGATTGAGGGCCAACTCTCTGGAGACCCTCTGGACCTCAAGATGTTTGAGGCCACTGGCTGG ATCCTGGAGGAGGCCACCGAAGAGGAGACTTCTCTCCACGAGCGCATCATGCCCACTGTGGTGCGCCCACCCAAACAGCTCCTTCCTGAATCGTTGCCGTCTCAGGAGCAGGACATG GAGCTGTACGAGTTGTCA GGATCCTACGAGATTGGAATCGTGCGGCAGTTCCCCTTCTCCTCCGCATTGCAAAGGATGTGCGTGGTGGCTCGGCTGCTCGGCGAGAAGCGGATGGACGCCTACCTCAAGGGGGCGCCCGAGGTCGTGGCGAGCCTATGCAAGAAAGAGACCG TGCCGCAGGACTTCGCAGAGGTATTGGAAGGCTACACCAAACAGGGTTTCCGCGTCATCGCTCTGGCACACAGACGTCTGGAGTCCAAACTGACCTGGCATAAAGTGCAGAACATTGACAG GAGTCACATAGAGACCAACATGGACTTCTTGGGGTTGGTCATTATGCAGAACAAGCTAAAGCCCGAGACTCCCGGAGTGCTGGATGTTCTCAGGCAGGCAAATATCCGCACTGTTATGGTCACAG GTGACAACATACTGACCGCTATCTCCGTGGCCCGAGACTGCGGCATGATCCTGCCCCAGGACCGAGTCATTATTGCCGATGCCCTGCCCCCTAGAGACGGCCAGGTGGCCAAGATCAACTGGCACTATGCAGACGACCCAAACAAGCTCGCCAACAAACCTGTCTTACTGGAG GAGGTGGGGATGGGTGTCGAGGACTGGCCGGATCAACACAAACCTGCGGAGAAGTTCCACTTCGCCATGAACGGGAAATCATTCGCGGTCATTACGGAACACTTCCAGGACCTGCTGCAGAAG CTGGTCCTACATGGAACCGTTTTTGCAAGAATGTCTCCAAATCAGAAAACCCAGCTAGTGGAGGCTCTACAGAGTGTCGA TTACTACGTGGGAATGTGTGGTGATGGTGCCAACGACTGTGGG GCCTTGAAAAGAGCTCATGGaggcatctctctctctgagctGGAGGCCTCGGTGGCTTCCCCTTTTACTTCCAGAACTCCCAACATCTCCTGTGTGCCCAACCTCATCAG GGAAGGCAGAGCGGCTCTCATTACATCTTTCTGCGTGTTCAAGTTCATGGCCCTCTACAGCATCATCCAGTACATCAGTGTCACCCTGCTCTACTAT ATCCTCAGCAACCTTGGAGACTTCCAGTTTCTGTTTATTGACATTGCCATCATTCTTGTTGTTGTATTCACCA TGAGTCTAAATCCGGCATGGAACGTTCTGGTTTCTCAGCGACCCCCCCCAGGTCTGATCTCAGGGCCTCTGCTGTTCTCTGTACTCGCTCAAATCCTCATCTGCCTCGGCTTCCAGGCCCTCACCTTCACCCTGGTGCGGAACCAAGACTGGTATGAGATTTGGACGCCTCAGTCAGA TGCCTGCAATACATTCTCGCACAGCAATCTTACAGAAAACTCCACAGAGGCTGACGACCACAACATCCAAAACTATGAGAACACTTCCCTGTTCTACGTCTCCTCCTTTCAGTACCTCATCGTCGCCATCGTGTTTTCCAAAGGAAAACCGTTCCGTCAGCCCAGTTATAAAAACT GGCCCTTTCTGGTGTCTGTGCTCATCCTCTACGCGTTCCTCTTATTCATCTTGTTCTTCCCTGTTTCCGAGATCGATGAGACCCTAGAG ATTGTGTGCGTCCCTTTCAGCTGGCGTATCACCATCTTGGTTATCGTCCTGAGCAACGTCCTCGTGTCCGTTTTCATGGAG gaAGGACTAGACATGTGCACATCCAAGTTCCCCCCAGGGACCTGTTGCCAGCGTCAGATGGTCCCCAAGGCGCGCTACATGCACCTGGCCCAGGAGCTCAGCGTCGACCCGGATTGGCCACCCAAACCCAAAACCACCACCGAAGCCAAACCTCCGTCTCAGATGGAACACAGCTCCTACCAAATCATTTCTTCTTCCTAG
- the tdo2b gene encoding tryptophan 2,3-dioxygenase B gives MSGCPFFAKTHQFPTSPSEENDDAQKDTDKSSKGEIFYGEYLQLDKIITAQKLQSELKGNKIHDEHLFIVTHQSYELWFKQVMWELDSVRELFIHNHVRDERNMLKVVSRIHRITMIFKLLVDQFAVLETMTALDFFDFREYLSSASGFQSLQFRLLENKFGVSEKLRVPYNRRHYRDKFQGQESESLVQTEQEPTLLQLVEKWLERTPGLEKDGFDFWGKLQANIAEGYRMEKQTLEKMANCEKKQDLLEDLTKQMEVFTYLFDSKHHEHLLSKGDRRLSYRALQGALMIYFYREEPRFQVPFQLLTYLMEVDTLMTKWRYNHVCMVHRMIGNKAGTGGSSGYHYLRSTVSDRYKVFVDLFNLATYLVPRAWVPKLNPTVYKFQYIAECNDSSYSSSGSCSSEED, from the exons ATGAGCGGATGTCCGTTTTTTGCGAAAACTCACCA ATTTCCAACCAGTCCCAGCGAGGAGAACGATGATGCCCAAAAAGACACTGACAAATCTTCCAAAGGAGAAATCTTCTATGGAGAGTACCTTCAG ctggatAAGATCATTACTGCTCAGAAACTACAGAGCGAACTGAAGGGCAACAAAATCCACGATGAGCATCTGTTCATAGTCACCCACCAAT catatGAGTTATGGTTTAAGCAGGTTATGTGGGAGCTCGATTCTGTGCGGGAACTGTTCATCCACAATCAC GTTCGCGATGAGCGCAACATGCTGAAGGTGGTGAGCCGCATCCACAGGATCACTATGATCTTCAAGCTGCTGGTGGACCAGTTTGCTGTGCTGGAGACCATGACTGCTTTGGATTTCTTCGATTTCCG GGAGTATTTATCCTCAGCTTCCGGTTTCCAAAGTCTTCAGTTTCGTCTTCTTGAGAATAAGTTTGGGGTTTCGGAGAAACTGAGAGTTCCCTACAACCGGCGTCACTACAGAGACAAATTCCAAGGGCAGGAGAGCGAGTCACTGGTCCAGACGGAGCAAGAGCCCACACTCCTGCAGCTCGTCGAG AAATGGCTGGAGAGAACACCTGGTCTTGAAAAGGACGGCTTTGACTTCTGGGGAAAACTCCAAGCAAACATTGCGGAAGGTTACAGGATGGAGAAACAGACGCTTGAA AAAATGGCTAATTGTGAGAAAAAGCAGGACCTGCTGGAGGATCTCACCAAGCAGATGGAAGTGTTTACGTATCTGTTTGACTCCAAGCATCATGAACATCTCTTAAGCaaag GGGATCGCCGGTTGTCCTACAGAGCCCTCCAGGGAGCCCTAATGATTTACTTTTATAG AGAGGAGCCTCGGTTTCAGGTGCCGTTCCAGCTCCTGACGTACCTGATGGAGGTTGATACGCTTATGACCAAATGGAGAT ATAATCACGTGTGCATGGTGCACAGAATGATCGGAAATAAAGCGGGCACGGGAGGCTCTTCGGGTTACCATTACCTCCGCTCGACCGTCAG cgaCCGTTACaaagtgtttgtggatttgttcAACCTGGCGACATACCTGGTCCCGCGGGCCTGGGTCCCCAAGCTGAACCCCACCGTGTACAAGTTCCAGTACATCGCAGAGTGCAACGACAGCTCGTACAGCTCCAGCGGCTCGTGCAGCAGTGAGGAAGACTAA
- the atp13a3 gene encoding polyamine-transporting ATPase 13A3 isoform X1: protein MEKEDLKIVNKGLEDEMELSGYRLCRWKMALVGLSVLCTGGFLLLLLYWLPEWCVKATCTRTSIRDAQVVLLRSTDEFKRWFLAKVRVMLAPGKDPYSSLDSQSTTHMANGQTPNPSDTPAEGFIRKYAEYQPVQIRYFTLHSTKYYWSDAAQNFEVLTGLEDLEPRCSSIHSEHSGGISQNQQEYRRLFYGVNEIAVKVPSVFKLLVKEVLNPFYIFQLFSVILWCADEYYYYAMAIMLMSIISIATSLYTIKKQYITLHDMVAAHSIVRVSVCRDNNQTEETLSTDLVPGDVMIIPSNGTIMTCDAVLISGTCIVNESMLTGESVPVTKTNLPNPHQGDKCSEEDEVYNLEEHKRHTLFCGTNVIQTRFYSGELVKAVVVRTGFSTAKGQLIRSILYPKPTDFKLYRDAYMFLLCLVAVAGIGFVYSIVLSVMNEVPAKTIIIESLDIITITVPPALPAAMTAGIVYAQRRLKNLGIFCISPQRINICGQLNLICFDKTGTLTEDGLDLWGVQRVENSSFHHSEENAYKESLVKSHFVACMATCHSLTKIEGQLSGDPLDLKMFEATGWILEEATEEETSLHERIMPTVVRPPKQLLPESLPSQEQDMELYELSGSYEIGIVRQFPFSSALQRMCVVARLLGEKRMDAYLKGAPEVVASLCKKETVPQDFAEVLEGYTKQGFRVIALAHRRLESKLTWHKVQNIDRSHIETNMDFLGLVIMQNKLKPETPGVLDVLRQANIRTVMVTGDNILTAISVARDCGMILPQDRVIIADALPPRDGQVAKINWHYADDPNKLANKPVLLEEVGMGVEDWPDQHKPAEKFHFAMNGKSFAVITEHFQDLLQKLVLHGTVFARMSPNQKTQLVEALQSVDYYVGMCGDGANDCGALKRAHGGISLSELEASVASPFTSRTPNISCVPNLIREGRAALITSFCVFKFMALYSIIQYISVTLLYYILSNLGDFQFLFIDIAIILVVVFTMSLNPAWNVLVSQRPPPGLISGPLLFSVLAQILICLGFQALTFTLVRNQDWYEIWTPQSDACNTFSHSNLTENSTEADDHNIQNYENTSLFYVSSFQYLIVAIVFSKGKPFRQPSYKNWPFLVSVLILYAFLLFILFFPVSEIDETLEIVCVPFSWRITILVIVLSNVLVSVFMETFVLDVVLWKLVFSRDKQGSYGVSSAAPPPQEGLDMCTSKFPPGTCCQRQMVPKARYMHLAQELSVDPDWPPKPKTTTEAKPPSQMEHSSYQIISSS from the exons ATGGAGAAGGAGGACCTGAAGATCGTTAATAAGGGCTTGGAGGATGAAATG GAGCTGAGCGGGTACAGGCTGTGTCGTTGGAAGATGGCCTTGGTGGGATTGAGTGTGCTGTGCACAGGCGGCTTTCTGCTGCTGCTCCTTTACTGGCTGCCCGAGTGGTGCGTCAAGGCCACGTGCACCCGCACAAGCATCCGCGATGCCCAGGTGGTACTTCTCCGGAGCACC GACGAGTTTAAGCGCTGGTTTCTGGCTAAAGTGCGTGTGATGCTGGCCCCAGGAAAGGACCCCTATAGCAGCCTGGACTCGCAGAGCACCACCCACATGGCCAATGGCCAAACCCCCAACCCCTCCGACACTCCAGCCGAAGGTTTCATCAGGAAATACGCAGAGTACCAGCctgtacag ATCCGCTATTTTACGCTCCACAGCACAAAGTACTACTGGAGCGACGCTGCCCAGAACTTCGAAGTGTTAAC GGGTCTCGAGGATTTGGAGCCCAGGTGTTCCAGCATCCACTCAGAGCATAGCGGAGGAATCAGCCAAAACCAACAGGAGTACAG gaGACTGTTTTACGGGGTGAATGAAATAGCTGTGAAAGTGCCTTCCGTTTTCAAGCTGCTAGTCAAAGAG GTTCTCAACCCCTTTTACATCTTCCAGCTCTTCAGTGTTATCCTGTGGTGTGCTGATGAATACTACTACTACGCTATGGCCATAATGTTAATGTCAATCATATCGATAGCTACCTCTCTCTACACCATCAAAAAG CAATACATCACTTTACATGACATGGTCGCGGCCCACAGTATCGTTCGGGTATCGGTGTGCAGAGACAATAACC AGACCGAAGAAACTTTGTCTACAGACCTCGTCCCGGGGGACGTCATGATCATCCCCAGTAACGGAACCATCATGACCTGTGATGCAGTGCTGATCAGTGGAACCTGCATCGTCAACGAGAGCATGCTTACAG GTGAAAGTGTGCCTGTCACAAAGACCAACCTGCCCAACCCACATCAGGGAGACAAGTGTTCTGAGGAGGACGAGGTGTATAATTTAGAGGAGCATAAGAGGCACACGTTGTTCTGCGGCACCAATGTCATCCAGACCCGCTTTTACTCAGGAGAGCTGGTTAAAGCTGTGGTGGTCAGGACTG GGTTCAGTACAGCCAAGGGACAGCTGATTCGGAGCATCTTATACCCTAAACCCACAGACTTCAAGCTCTACAGAGATGCCTACATGTTCCTGCTTTGTCTCGTTGCAGTGGCTGGGATTGGATTTGTCTACTCGATCGTGCTGAGTGTAATGAATGAG GTTCCAGCTAAAACCATCATCATCGAGTCGCTggacatcatcaccatcacggTGCCGCCCGCACTCCCCGCAGCGATGACGGCGGGCATCGTGTACGCGCAGCGGCGCCTCAAAAACCTGGGTATCTTCTGCATCAGCCCGCAGAGGATCAACATCTGTGGCCAGCTCAACCTGATTTGTTTTGACAAG ACAGGCACGCTCACTGAAGACGGCTTGGATCTGTGGGGTGTGCAGAGAGTGGAGAACAGCAG TTTCCATCACTCGGAGGAGAACGCCTATAAAGAAAGCCTGGTCAAGTCTCACTTTGTGGCCTGCATGGCCACGTGTCACTCTCTCACAAAGATTGAGGGCCAACTCTCTGGAGACCCTCTGGACCTCAAGATGTTTGAGGCCACTGGCTGG ATCCTGGAGGAGGCCACCGAAGAGGAGACTTCTCTCCACGAGCGCATCATGCCCACTGTGGTGCGCCCACCCAAACAGCTCCTTCCTGAATCGTTGCCGTCTCAGGAGCAGGACATG GAGCTGTACGAGTTGTCA GGATCCTACGAGATTGGAATCGTGCGGCAGTTCCCCTTCTCCTCCGCATTGCAAAGGATGTGCGTGGTGGCTCGGCTGCTCGGCGAGAAGCGGATGGACGCCTACCTCAAGGGGGCGCCCGAGGTCGTGGCGAGCCTATGCAAGAAAGAGACCG TGCCGCAGGACTTCGCAGAGGTATTGGAAGGCTACACCAAACAGGGTTTCCGCGTCATCGCTCTGGCACACAGACGTCTGGAGTCCAAACTGACCTGGCATAAAGTGCAGAACATTGACAG GAGTCACATAGAGACCAACATGGACTTCTTGGGGTTGGTCATTATGCAGAACAAGCTAAAGCCCGAGACTCCCGGAGTGCTGGATGTTCTCAGGCAGGCAAATATCCGCACTGTTATGGTCACAG GTGACAACATACTGACCGCTATCTCCGTGGCCCGAGACTGCGGCATGATCCTGCCCCAGGACCGAGTCATTATTGCCGATGCCCTGCCCCCTAGAGACGGCCAGGTGGCCAAGATCAACTGGCACTATGCAGACGACCCAAACAAGCTCGCCAACAAACCTGTCTTACTGGAG GAGGTGGGGATGGGTGTCGAGGACTGGCCGGATCAACACAAACCTGCGGAGAAGTTCCACTTCGCCATGAACGGGAAATCATTCGCGGTCATTACGGAACACTTCCAGGACCTGCTGCAGAAG CTGGTCCTACATGGAACCGTTTTTGCAAGAATGTCTCCAAATCAGAAAACCCAGCTAGTGGAGGCTCTACAGAGTGTCGA TTACTACGTGGGAATGTGTGGTGATGGTGCCAACGACTGTGGG GCCTTGAAAAGAGCTCATGGaggcatctctctctctgagctGGAGGCCTCGGTGGCTTCCCCTTTTACTTCCAGAACTCCCAACATCTCCTGTGTGCCCAACCTCATCAG GGAAGGCAGAGCGGCTCTCATTACATCTTTCTGCGTGTTCAAGTTCATGGCCCTCTACAGCATCATCCAGTACATCAGTGTCACCCTGCTCTACTAT ATCCTCAGCAACCTTGGAGACTTCCAGTTTCTGTTTATTGACATTGCCATCATTCTTGTTGTTGTATTCACCA TGAGTCTAAATCCGGCATGGAACGTTCTGGTTTCTCAGCGACCCCCCCCAGGTCTGATCTCAGGGCCTCTGCTGTTCTCTGTACTCGCTCAAATCCTCATCTGCCTCGGCTTCCAGGCCCTCACCTTCACCCTGGTGCGGAACCAAGACTGGTATGAGATTTGGACGCCTCAGTCAGA TGCCTGCAATACATTCTCGCACAGCAATCTTACAGAAAACTCCACAGAGGCTGACGACCACAACATCCAAAACTATGAGAACACTTCCCTGTTCTACGTCTCCTCCTTTCAGTACCTCATCGTCGCCATCGTGTTTTCCAAAGGAAAACCGTTCCGTCAGCCCAGTTATAAAAACT GGCCCTTTCTGGTGTCTGTGCTCATCCTCTACGCGTTCCTCTTATTCATCTTGTTCTTCCCTGTTTCCGAGATCGATGAGACCCTAGAG ATTGTGTGCGTCCCTTTCAGCTGGCGTATCACCATCTTGGTTATCGTCCTGAGCAACGTCCTCGTGTCCGTTTTCATGGAG ACCTTCGTCCTTGACGTCGTCTTATGGAAGCTTGTGTTCAGCCGAGACAAGCAGGGCAGCTATGGTGTCTCCTCTGCAGCCCCGCCACCACAG gaAGGACTAGACATGTGCACATCCAAGTTCCCCCCAGGGACCTGTTGCCAGCGTCAGATGGTCCCCAAGGCGCGCTACATGCACCTGGCCCAGGAGCTCAGCGTCGACCCGGATTGGCCACCCAAACCCAAAACCACCACCGAAGCCAAACCTCCGTCTCAGATGGAACACAGCTCCTACCAAATCATTTCTTCTTCCTAG